From Bradyrhizobium sp. NDS-1, the proteins below share one genomic window:
- a CDS encoding DUF2867 domain-containing protein, which translates to MIGIAREVTPEVDTNALLSGAQFADAFRVEIGAAHVNAREACTRMVLHGPRWIDALLRLRHILVSPFGLKTSGEGAPAPGGLIGLFPVLSETPERLVAGFDDSHLDFRIVVDVTGDAASRRVTSTTLVRTHNLLGRTYLTLIMPFHKLVVRSMMGRIVEPAR; encoded by the coding sequence ATGATCGGAATTGCCCGCGAAGTCACACCTGAGGTCGACACCAATGCGCTGCTATCAGGCGCGCAGTTCGCCGACGCGTTTCGCGTCGAGATCGGCGCAGCGCACGTGAATGCCCGCGAGGCCTGCACCCGGATGGTGCTGCACGGACCGCGCTGGATCGATGCGCTGCTGCGCCTGCGCCATATTCTGGTGTCGCCGTTCGGCCTGAAGACATCCGGTGAAGGTGCGCCGGCACCGGGCGGATTGATCGGCCTGTTTCCGGTGCTGAGCGAAACGCCCGAGCGGCTGGTCGCCGGATTCGACGATTCTCACCTGGATTTTCGCATTGTCGTCGACGTGACGGGCGATGCGGCGAGCCGCCGGGTGACCTCGACCACGCTGGTGCGGACGCATAATCTCCTCGGCCGGACCTACCTCACCCTCATCATGCCCTTCCACAAGCTCGTGGTCCGCAGCATGATGGGACGGATCGTCGAGCCCGCGCGCTAG
- the murA gene encoding UDP-N-acetylglucosamine 1-carboxyvinyltransferase, giving the protein MAPIQYIVEGGHRLSGSIEPSGNKNSALPIIAAALLTEHPVTLENVPRIRDTETLVELIRSVGASAEWTARNTLHIHAKSIRAADLDPELCVRIRASILLAGPLLARCGEVMLPPPGGDVIGRRRLDTHVLALEQLGAKVTATDRLEFRAPKLAGADVFLDEPSVTATENALVAAVAADGVTHLRNAASEPHVQDLANFLVALGAKIEGIGTNTMIVHGPATLGEATYRIQPDHIEVGSLIGLAAVTRSPLRITRAGVEHLRSIRMGFERLGIVCRVEGDDLIVPSNQTLKIQDDFGGHVPKLEDQPWPAFPADLMSIAIVTATQCEGVILMFEKMFESRMFFVDKLIAMGARIVLCDPHRAIIAGPSRLHGATMTSPDIRAGMAMLLAAVCAQGTSTINNADQIERGYERIEERLNVLGAKIKRVPERKG; this is encoded by the coding sequence GTGGCGCCCATCCAATATATCGTCGAGGGCGGTCACCGGCTCTCGGGCTCGATCGAGCCGTCCGGCAACAAGAATTCGGCGCTGCCGATCATCGCCGCCGCGCTGCTCACCGAGCATCCGGTGACCCTGGAGAACGTGCCGCGGATCCGCGACACCGAAACGCTGGTCGAGCTGATCCGCTCGGTCGGCGCGTCGGCGGAATGGACCGCCCGCAATACGCTGCACATCCACGCCAAGAGCATCCGCGCCGCCGACCTCGACCCGGAGCTGTGCGTGCGCATCCGCGCCTCGATCCTGCTCGCGGGCCCGCTGCTCGCGCGCTGCGGCGAAGTGATGCTGCCGCCGCCCGGCGGCGACGTCATCGGCCGCCGCAGGCTGGACACGCATGTGCTGGCGCTGGAGCAATTGGGCGCAAAAGTCACGGCGACCGACCGGCTCGAATTCCGCGCGCCCAAACTCGCTGGTGCCGACGTGTTCCTGGACGAGCCGAGCGTCACCGCGACCGAGAACGCGCTGGTCGCGGCGGTCGCCGCGGACGGCGTCACCCATTTGCGCAACGCGGCCTCCGAGCCGCACGTGCAGGATCTCGCCAACTTCCTGGTCGCGCTCGGTGCGAAGATCGAGGGCATCGGCACCAACACCATGATCGTGCATGGGCCGGCAACGCTGGGGGAAGCGACCTATCGGATCCAGCCCGACCACATCGAGGTCGGCTCGCTGATCGGGCTCGCCGCCGTGACGCGCTCGCCGCTGCGCATCACGCGCGCCGGTGTCGAGCACCTGCGCTCGATCCGCATGGGGTTCGAGCGGCTCGGCATCGTCTGCCGCGTCGAGGGCGACGACCTCATCGTGCCGTCGAACCAGACGCTGAAAATCCAGGACGATTTCGGCGGCCACGTGCCGAAGCTGGAAGACCAGCCCTGGCCGGCCTTTCCCGCCGATTTGATGTCGATTGCGATCGTCACCGCCACGCAATGCGAGGGCGTGATCCTGATGTTCGAGAAAATGTTCGAATCGCGGATGTTCTTCGTCGACAAGCTGATCGCGATGGGTGCGCGCATCGTGCTGTGCGACCCGCACCGTGCGATCATCGCAGGGCCCAGCCGCCTGCACGGCGCGACCATGACCTCGCCCGATATCCGCGCCGGCATGGCCATGCTGCTGGCCGCCGTGTGCGCCCAGGGCACCTCCACCATCAACAACGCCGACCAGATCGAGCGAGGCTACGAGCGGATCGAGGAACGGCTCAATGTACTGGGTGCGAAGATCAAGCGCGTGCCGGAGCGAAAGGGCTGA
- a CDS encoding MATE family efflux transporter — protein MLDTVQHHSQPQAGVPQNHLAQEFVETLRLAVPLMLTQLGQIAMITTDLAMIGHLGESAVAAAALAHTVYFVNFTFGLGLMSAVSPLAAQAFGAGDVKLIRRSLRVGLWVALLMSLPMMASPLYGETILLALGQVPQSAALAQRYLNGLAWGIAPALGFIALRSMMSAVNRPQAPLWITVAAIPINAVLVYVLIHGLFGLPELGLFGAGLATTLVNLGTFLAALAIAAWRKPFSDYHPLARLWRIDWPLMRQLIAIGAPISFSLLMEYGLFSSAALLMGLISTTALAAHQIALQVTAVLFMVPLGIGMAATVRVGHAFGRGEPAAVRRAGLVATVLGIALVSALTIAIILGRYQLGRLFFGSSEAAAATVELTATLLVVGATFFIADGLQTIVGGALRGINDTKMTLVFAAIGYWCIAFPIAWVLAFHTGLGAIGVWVGFSVGTFVYAGLLILRFRMLTRRLAG, from the coding sequence ATGCTCGACACCGTCCAACATCATTCGCAGCCGCAAGCCGGCGTGCCGCAAAACCATCTCGCGCAGGAGTTCGTCGAGACGCTGCGGCTGGCCGTGCCGCTGATGCTGACGCAGCTCGGGCAGATCGCGATGATTACGACCGATCTTGCCATGATCGGGCACCTCGGCGAGAGCGCGGTGGCCGCGGCGGCGCTGGCGCATACGGTCTATTTCGTCAACTTCACCTTCGGGCTGGGATTGATGTCGGCGGTGTCGCCGCTCGCCGCGCAGGCCTTTGGAGCTGGCGACGTCAAGCTGATCCGCCGCTCCTTGCGGGTCGGGCTGTGGGTCGCCTTGCTGATGTCGCTGCCGATGATGGCCTCGCCGCTCTATGGCGAGACAATCCTGCTCGCGCTGGGTCAGGTGCCGCAATCGGCCGCGCTCGCCCAGCGCTACCTGAATGGCCTCGCCTGGGGCATCGCGCCGGCGCTGGGCTTTATCGCGCTCCGCAGCATGATGAGCGCGGTGAACCGGCCGCAGGCGCCCCTGTGGATCACGGTCGCGGCGATCCCGATCAATGCCGTCCTCGTCTACGTCCTGATCCACGGTCTGTTCGGGCTCCCGGAGCTCGGCCTGTTCGGCGCGGGGCTTGCGACCACGCTGGTCAATCTCGGCACCTTCCTCGCCGCACTCGCCATTGCCGCCTGGCGCAAGCCGTTTTCGGACTATCATCCGCTCGCCCGTCTCTGGCGGATCGATTGGCCCTTGATGCGCCAGCTGATCGCGATCGGCGCACCGATCTCGTTCTCGCTGCTGATGGAATACGGCCTCTTCTCATCGGCAGCGCTGCTGATGGGACTGATCTCGACGACGGCGCTCGCGGCGCATCAGATCGCGCTGCAGGTCACGGCGGTGCTGTTCATGGTTCCGCTCGGCATCGGCATGGCCGCGACCGTGCGCGTCGGCCACGCCTTCGGCCGGGGCGAACCGGCGGCGGTGAGGCGCGCCGGGCTGGTCGCGACCGTGCTCGGAATCGCGCTGGTCTCCGCACTGACGATCGCGATCATTCTCGGCCGCTACCAGCTCGGCCGGCTGTTCTTCGGCAGCAGTGAGGCCGCCGCGGCAACCGTCGAGCTGACCGCGACATTGCTGGTGGTCGGCGCGACCTTCTTCATCGCCGACGGGCTCCAGACCATCGTTGGCGGCGCGCTGCGCGGCATCAACGACACCAAGATGACACTCGTGTTCGCGGCGATCGGCTATTGGTGCATCGCCTTTCCCATCGCCTGGGTGTTGGCTTTCCACACCGGACTGGGCGCGATCGGCGTCTGGGTCGGATTCTCGGTCGGGACATTTGTCTATGCCGGTCTTCTGATCTTGCGCTTCCGGATGCTGACGCGCAGATTGGCGGGATGA
- the gyrB gene encoding DNA topoisomerase (ATP-hydrolyzing) subunit B has protein sequence MTEPARQQAAENEPSNASEYGAESIRVLKGLDAVRKRPGMYIGDTDDGSGLHHMVYEVVDNAIDEALAGHATRVDVILNADNSVTVRDDGRGIPVDIHKGEGISAAEVIMTQLHAGGKFDQNSYKVSGGLHGVGVSVVNALSSKLGLRIWRDHKEHYIEFAHGDAVAPLKVIGDAPGKRGTEVTFLASSETFKNIEYDFATLEHRLRELAFLNSGVNIALSDMRHAVEKREEMHYSGGVEEFVKYLDRNKKAIVPAPIMVRAEANGIGVEAALWWNDSYHENVLCFTNNIPQRDGGTHLAGFRGALTRQVNGYAEANAKKEKIALTGDDCREGLTAVLSVKVPDPKFSSQTKDKLVSSEVRPVVENVLNEALQAWFEEHPSEAKMIVGKVIQAAAAREAARKARELTRKSPLSVSSLPGKLADCQEKDPAKSELFIVEGDSAGGSAKQGRNREFQAVLPLRGKILNVERVRPDKMLSSEQIGTLITALGTGISDEFSIEKLRYHKIIVMTDADVDGAHIRTLLLTFFYRQMRDIIDGGYLYIAQPPLYKVNRGKSEQYLKDERALEDYLIDTGLDDCVYIPGSGGDRTGRDLRSLIDDARAVRGILRSLHNRYNRKVIEQAAITGVLNKAIYGDPEKAAAAAQYIAARLDTLADEVERGWVGQYVEGQGFQFERTVRGVKEAAVIDDAFLGSAEARKLDEYTVKLQDVYARPGKLRRKDVEHMVYGPVDLFEAVTDAGRKGVTLQRYKGLGEMNPEQLWETTLDTNARSLLQVKVKEVDEADDIFTKLMGDVVEPRRDFIQEHSLSATIDI, from the coding sequence ATGACAGAACCTGCTCGGCAGCAAGCTGCCGAAAACGAGCCCTCCAACGCGAGCGAATACGGCGCGGAATCGATCCGCGTGCTCAAGGGTCTCGACGCCGTCCGCAAGCGCCCGGGCATGTATATCGGCGACACCGACGACGGCTCGGGCCTGCACCACATGGTGTACGAGGTCGTCGACAACGCAATCGACGAAGCCCTCGCGGGCCACGCCACGCGCGTCGACGTGATCCTCAATGCCGATAATTCCGTCACCGTGCGCGACGACGGCCGTGGCATCCCCGTCGACATCCACAAGGGCGAAGGGATCTCGGCGGCCGAGGTCATCATGACCCAGCTCCATGCCGGCGGAAAATTCGACCAGAACTCCTACAAGGTCTCCGGCGGCCTGCATGGCGTCGGCGTCTCCGTCGTCAACGCGCTGTCGAGCAAGCTCGGCTTGCGCATCTGGCGCGACCACAAGGAGCACTATATCGAGTTCGCCCATGGCGATGCCGTAGCGCCGCTCAAGGTCATCGGCGATGCGCCGGGCAAGCGCGGCACCGAGGTCACGTTCCTGGCCTCGAGCGAGACCTTCAAGAACATCGAATATGATTTCGCCACGCTCGAGCATCGCCTGCGCGAGCTCGCCTTCCTCAATTCCGGCGTCAACATCGCCCTCTCCGACATGCGTCACGCGGTCGAGAAGCGCGAGGAGATGCACTATTCCGGCGGCGTCGAGGAATTCGTCAAATATCTCGACCGCAACAAGAAGGCGATCGTGCCGGCGCCGATCATGGTGCGCGCGGAAGCCAACGGGATCGGCGTCGAGGCGGCTTTGTGGTGGAACGACAGCTACCATGAGAACGTGCTGTGCTTCACCAACAACATCCCGCAGCGTGACGGCGGCACCCACCTGGCCGGCTTCCGCGGCGCGCTGACGCGGCAGGTCAACGGCTATGCCGAGGCCAACGCGAAAAAGGAAAAGATCGCGCTGACCGGCGACGATTGCCGCGAAGGCCTCACCGCCGTTCTCTCGGTGAAGGTGCCCGATCCGAAATTCTCGTCGCAGACCAAGGACAAGCTGGTGTCCTCGGAGGTGCGCCCCGTTGTCGAGAACGTCCTCAACGAGGCGCTGCAGGCCTGGTTCGAGGAACACCCGAGCGAAGCCAAGATGATCGTCGGCAAGGTGATCCAGGCCGCGGCCGCCCGCGAAGCCGCGCGAAAAGCGCGCGAGCTGACGCGCAAGAGCCCGCTCTCGGTCTCCTCGCTGCCCGGCAAGCTCGCCGACTGCCAGGAGAAGGATCCGGCCAAGTCCGAACTCTTCATCGTCGAGGGCGACTCGGCAGGCGGCAGCGCCAAGCAGGGCCGCAACCGCGAATTCCAGGCCGTGCTGCCGCTGCGCGGCAAGATCTTGAACGTCGAACGCGTCCGCCCCGACAAGATGCTGTCGAGCGAGCAGATCGGCACGCTGATCACCGCGCTCGGCACCGGCATCAGCGACGAGTTCTCGATCGAGAAGCTGCGCTATCACAAGATCATCGTGATGACGGACGCCGACGTCGACGGCGCCCACATCCGCACGCTGCTGCTGACCTTCTTCTACCGGCAGATGCGCGACATCATCGACGGCGGCTATCTCTATATAGCCCAGCCGCCGCTGTATAAGGTCAACCGCGGCAAATCCGAGCAGTACCTCAAGGACGAGAGGGCGCTGGAGGATTATCTGATCGATACCGGGCTCGACGACTGCGTCTACATTCCAGGCTCCGGCGGCGATCGCACCGGGCGCGATCTGCGTTCGCTGATCGACGACGCCCGCGCCGTCCGCGGCATCCTGCGCAGCCTGCACAACCGCTACAATCGCAAGGTGATCGAGCAGGCCGCCATCACAGGCGTGCTGAACAAGGCGATCTACGGCGACCCGGAGAAAGCCGCCGCGGCCGCGCAATACATCGCCGCCCGCCTCGACACGCTCGCCGACGAGGTCGAACGCGGCTGGGTCGGCCAGTACGTCGAAGGCCAGGGATTCCAGTTCGAGCGCACCGTGCGCGGCGTCAAGGAAGCCGCAGTGATCGACGATGCCTTCCTGGGCTCGGCCGAAGCCCGCAAGCTCGACGAATACACCGTGAAGCTCCAGGACGTTTATGCTCGCCCCGGCAAGCTGCGGCGCAAGGACGTCGAGCACATGGTCTACGGCCCGGTCGACCTGTTCGAAGCGGTCACCGACGCCGGCCGCAAGGGCGTCACGCTGCAGCGCTACAAAGGTCTGGGCGAGATGAACCCGGAGCAGCTCTGGGAGACGACGCTGGACACCAATGCGCGCTCGCTGCTGCAGGTGAAGGTCAAGGAGGTCGACGAGGCCGACGACATCTTCACCAAGCTGATGGGCGACGTGGTCGAGCCGCGCCGCGACTTCATCCAGGAACATTCGCTCAGCGCGACGATCGATATCTGA
- a CDS encoding FUSC family protein, which yields MTRARQMFDRIRSRRTQLGLAIRVTVAAVAAYALATALHLLLPLWAVLTSLIVTQMSVGRSLKATRDYMLGTIGGAIYGGAIAILIPYSSEAGLLGLLVLSVAPLAFIAAINPSLSAATVTAVIVLLVPTMHHSDPLTSAIDRVSEVAVGAITGLVVSFLVLPSRAVRQIRASAAKLLELIADAFTELLAGLTRGRDNDALHRIQDGIGSAMVNLNAIGSEAERERAARLSSGPDTGPLLRTILRLRHDVVMIGRATVVPLPANVQTRLAGPLTEVSMVIARFLRSAASALREGAGAPPIHPVHVALQHYAEAVAAVRHDGLIRGQPSDTAERFFALGFSLEQMHQNLCDLDRVVGEWSEAAADKPARVAE from the coding sequence ATGACGCGCGCAAGGCAGATGTTCGACCGGATCAGGTCGCGGCGGACGCAACTCGGATTGGCGATCCGGGTCACGGTTGCGGCTGTCGCGGCCTATGCGCTCGCCACCGCGCTGCATCTGCTGTTGCCGCTCTGGGCGGTCCTGACCTCGCTGATCGTGACCCAGATGAGCGTCGGCCGCTCGCTGAAGGCGACGCGTGACTACATGCTCGGCACCATCGGCGGCGCGATCTATGGCGGTGCCATCGCGATCCTGATCCCTTATTCCAGCGAAGCCGGGCTACTGGGATTGCTGGTGCTGTCGGTCGCCCCGCTCGCTTTCATCGCTGCGATCAATCCGAGCCTGAGTGCGGCCACCGTGACCGCCGTGATCGTGCTGCTGGTTCCGACCATGCATCACTCCGATCCCCTGACGTCGGCAATCGACCGCGTCAGCGAGGTCGCGGTCGGCGCCATCACCGGCCTCGTCGTCTCCTTCCTGGTGCTGCCGTCACGCGCGGTGCGGCAGATCCGCGCCAGCGCGGCGAAACTGCTCGAGCTGATCGCCGATGCCTTCACCGAGCTGCTCGCGGGCCTCACCCGCGGCCGCGACAACGATGCGCTGCACCGGATCCAGGACGGCATCGGCAGCGCCATGGTCAACCTCAATGCGATCGGCTCCGAAGCCGAGCGCGAGCGCGCCGCGCGCCTGTCGAGCGGTCCGGATACTGGCCCCTTGCTGCGAACCATCCTGAGGCTGCGCCATGACGTCGTGATGATCGGCCGCGCCACCGTGGTGCCGCTGCCGGCCAACGTGCAGACGCGGCTCGCAGGTCCGCTGACCGAGGTTTCGATGGTGATCGCGCGCTTCCTGCGTTCGGCCGCCAGCGCCTTGCGCGAAGGCGCCGGCGCGCCGCCGATCCATCCCGTCCATGTCGCGCTCCAGCACTATGCCGAGGCCGTCGCCGCCGTCCGTCACGATGGCCTGATCCGCGGCCAGCCCAGCGACACCGCCGAACGCTTTTTCGCGCTCGGTTTCTCGCTGGAGCAGATGCACCAGAATCTCTGCGATCTCGACCGCGTCGTCGGCGAATGGTCGGAGGCAGCGGCGGACAAGCCGGCGCGGGTCGCCGAATGA